The DNA sequence ATAAGGGATGCAAGGATAAGACAGAGTTTGTTGCCTTACAGTATGGTTATCATGGGGATACCATTGGGACCATGAGTGTAGGTGGTATAGATCTGTATCACAAAACTTTCAGTCCTCTTTATTTCAAAACATCGTTTGCTCCCTCGCCGTATTGTTATCGCTGTCCACTGGGAAAGCAAAATAAGGATTGTGCTTTACAATGTCTTGGGGGGTTAGAAGAGATTTTCAAGGAAAAAGCAGATCGTATTGCCGCTCTTATTATGGAACCACTAGTCCAGGGTGCCGGTGGAATGATTATCCATCCAAAAGGGTATTTATCCGGTGTTGCTGCCTTGTGTAAGAAATACAACGTTCTCCTTATCCTGGATGAGGTACTTACCGGTTTCGGGCGAACAGGGAAAATGTTCGCATGCCTGCACGAAGAGGTTGTTCCTGATATTATGGCATTATCGAAAGGTATTAATGGGGGGTATATGCCTCTGGCGGCTACGCTTTCAACACAGGAGATTTATCATGCATTTCTGGGTGAATTTTCCCAGGTAAAAACCTTCTTTCATGGGCATACCTACACAGGTAATCCCCTGGGATGTGCTGCTGCATTAGCGAGTCTCGGGTTATTTGAAAAGGATGATATCCTGAGAAATCTGGAACCCAAAATCAAACACGTATATGGCAAGCTAAAATCTTTTGAATCACTGCAACATGTTGGAGATGTGAGGCAATGCGGGCTTATTGCAGCTGTTGAGCTTGTTAAGGACAAAACCACGAAAGAACCCTATCCATGGGAAGAGCGGATAGGGGTTCAGGTGTGCCTCGAGGCAAAAAAACATAACTTGCTTATCAGGCCACTTGGACATATTATTGTCATTATGCCGCCATTGATTATCAGAATTGATGAATTGGATAGGATGCTTGATACTATCTATAAATCTATAGAGGTCGTTACAGGAAAAACAGGAGAAATGAGCTTGCATATGAATGATTGACAGGCAAGACAACATTCCATATGCATCAAGCTAACATGTGGAAATGGTGAAGAATAACATAATCCCCCTTAATCCCCCTTTAGAAAAGGGGGAGATGCATAGTCTCCCTTCGTCCCCCTTT is a window from the Candidatus Jettenia sp. genome containing:
- the bioA gene encoding adenosylmethionine--8-amino-7-oxononanoate transaminase, with product MLDKTYKEQLQIWDKTYLWHPFTQMQDYIKETPLIIEEGRGIFLKDIDGKEYIDGVSSMWCNLHGHCRKEIDDAVKRQLDKVAHTTLLGPSNIPSILLAKKLTEIAPEGLEKVFYSDNGSTANEVALKMAFQYWQHKGCKDKTEFVALQYGYHGDTIGTMSVGGIDLYHKTFSPLYFKTSFAPSPYCYRCPLGKQNKDCALQCLGGLEEIFKEKADRIAALIMEPLVQGAGGMIIHPKGYLSGVAALCKKYNVLLILDEVLTGFGRTGKMFACLHEEVVPDIMALSKGINGGYMPLAATLSTQEIYHAFLGEFSQVKTFFHGHTYTGNPLGCAAALASLGLFEKDDILRNLEPKIKHVYGKLKSFESLQHVGDVRQCGLIAAVELVKDKTTKEPYPWEERIGVQVCLEAKKHNLLIRPLGHIIVIMPPLIIRIDELDRMLDTIYKSIEVVTGKTGEMSLHMND